Proteins from a genomic interval of Stenotrophomonas maltophilia R551-3:
- a CDS encoding LytTR family DNA-binding domain-containing protein: MGNNGGMENGDPAVDPALVADRPNRAGMAAVFWSLLFLCTAAGNVLAQWMRALRDAQPFPGLAASIEEFSSALASLGLLALLHAAAHRWPLHADTWRRRIGFYVLGGVAWWLLHVSAMVLMRKLAFALIGQHYTYGAWPAQWFYEFFKDVQTYSLLVIAVHAVAWFGRQRQGEAHLLTEPDVGPPVEPVERPQHFLVRKLGKEFLVATADVEYAQAAGNYVNLRVRGHDYPLRITMAVLEQRLDPGEFLRPHRSWLIHRSQLRSIEPLDGGEALLHMADGAKVPCSRRQLPVLRQALGAG; the protein is encoded by the coding sequence ATGGGCAACAATGGCGGCATGGAAAATGGAGATCCGGCGGTCGATCCCGCCCTTGTTGCAGATCGTCCCAACCGCGCGGGCATGGCTGCAGTGTTCTGGTCGCTGCTGTTCCTGTGTACCGCTGCGGGCAATGTGCTGGCGCAGTGGATGCGGGCATTGCGGGACGCCCAGCCATTCCCGGGCCTTGCGGCTTCGATCGAGGAGTTCAGCAGTGCGCTTGCCAGCCTGGGCCTGCTGGCACTTCTGCATGCCGCCGCTCACCGGTGGCCGTTGCATGCAGACACCTGGCGGCGCCGGATCGGCTTCTACGTGCTGGGTGGCGTTGCCTGGTGGCTGTTGCATGTCAGTGCCATGGTGCTGATGCGCAAGCTGGCCTTCGCCCTGATTGGCCAGCACTACACCTATGGCGCCTGGCCGGCGCAGTGGTTCTACGAGTTCTTCAAGGACGTGCAGACCTACAGCCTGCTGGTGATTGCCGTGCACGCCGTGGCCTGGTTCGGCCGCCAGCGGCAGGGTGAAGCGCACCTGCTGACCGAGCCCGACGTCGGCCCGCCGGTGGAGCCGGTCGAGCGCCCCCAGCATTTCCTGGTTCGCAAGCTGGGCAAGGAATTCCTGGTGGCCACCGCGGACGTGGAGTACGCCCAGGCGGCGGGGAACTACGTGAACCTGCGGGTACGCGGCCACGACTACCCGCTGCGGATCACCATGGCGGTACTGGAACAGCGGCTGGACCCGGGCGAGTTCCTGCGTCCGCACCGCAGCTGGCTGATCCACCGTAGCCAGTTGCGCTCGATCGAGCCGCTGGACGGCGGCGAGGCCCTGCTGCATATGGCCGATGGGGCCAAAGTGCCCTGCAGCCGGCGCCAGCTGCCAGTGCTGCGGCAGGCGCTGGGGGCAGGGTGA
- a CDS encoding acetolactate synthase large subunit translates to MSKGSDLLVAALENEGVERIFGIPGEENLDVVESLRHSSIELVITRHEQAAVFMAATYGRLTGKPGVCLATLGPGALNFTTGAAYALLGAWPVIMITGQKGIVASKQARFQIVDIVSTMKPLTKQARQIVSARTIPTIVREAFRTALEERPGPVLLELPEDIAADEVGDVALIPPHAVDRPIASPEALDRAAEIIRNAKRPLLMIASAASRPQSSEALSAFVLRAGIPFFTTQMGKGAVAGGSGLYMGTAALTERDYVHMAIDQADVIVTIGHEVTEKPPFVMRPGGPTVIHIGYSQAAVEQVYFPQVEVIGDIGRSLTQLADRIEGAVPNADALLPLRATILEHLADRAEEAGFTPQRLVHDVRQVMPPDGIVALDNGMYKIWFARNYRTQVANTLLLDNALATMGAGLPSAIMASILYPQRRVLAVCGDGGFMMNSQELETARRLGLNLVVLILNDGAYGMIRWKQAVDGFTDYGMTFSNPDFVKYAEAYGCKGHEVTAIEQFIPTLEAAFNEGGVHLVSVPIDYSENQRVLVDELRQAFPGNG, encoded by the coding sequence ATGTCCAAGGGTTCAGATCTGCTTGTCGCCGCGCTTGAGAACGAAGGCGTCGAGCGTATTTTCGGCATCCCCGGCGAGGAGAACCTCGACGTGGTCGAATCACTCCGCCATTCCAGCATCGAGCTGGTCATCACCCGCCACGAACAGGCGGCGGTGTTCATGGCAGCCACCTACGGCCGCCTGACCGGGAAGCCGGGTGTGTGCCTGGCCACGCTCGGCCCGGGCGCGCTCAACTTCACCACCGGCGCCGCGTACGCGCTGCTGGGTGCGTGGCCGGTGATCATGATCACTGGCCAGAAGGGCATCGTCGCCAGCAAGCAGGCGCGTTTCCAGATTGTCGATATCGTCAGCACGATGAAGCCGCTGACCAAGCAGGCGCGGCAGATCGTCTCGGCGCGCACCATTCCGACCATCGTCCGCGAGGCATTCCGTACCGCGCTGGAAGAGCGCCCGGGCCCGGTGCTGCTGGAGCTGCCCGAAGACATCGCGGCCGATGAGGTCGGGGACGTAGCGCTGATTCCGCCGCACGCGGTGGATCGTCCCATTGCCAGTCCGGAAGCACTGGACCGCGCGGCGGAGATCATCCGCAATGCCAAGCGCCCGCTGCTGATGATCGCCTCGGCGGCGTCGCGGCCGCAGTCCAGCGAAGCGTTGTCGGCCTTCGTGTTGCGCGCGGGTATTCCGTTCTTCACCACGCAGATGGGCAAGGGGGCGGTGGCCGGTGGCTCGGGCCTGTACATGGGCACCGCCGCGTTGACCGAGCGTGACTACGTGCATATGGCCATCGACCAGGCCGACGTGATCGTGACCATCGGCCATGAGGTCACCGAGAAACCGCCGTTCGTGATGCGCCCGGGTGGGCCGACCGTGATCCATATCGGCTATTCGCAGGCGGCGGTGGAGCAGGTGTACTTCCCGCAGGTGGAAGTGATCGGTGACATCGGCCGTTCGCTGACCCAGCTGGCCGACCGTATCGAAGGTGCAGTGCCGAACGCCGACGCGCTGCTGCCACTGCGCGCGACCATTCTAGAACACCTGGCTGACCGTGCCGAGGAAGCTGGATTCACCCCGCAGCGGCTGGTGCACGACGTGCGCCAGGTGATGCCGCCGGACGGCATCGTGGCGCTGGACAACGGCATGTACAAGATCTGGTTTGCGCGCAATTACCGCACCCAGGTGGCCAATACGCTGCTGCTGGACAACGCGCTGGCGACGATGGGCGCGGGCCTGCCGTCGGCGATCATGGCCTCGATCCTGTACCCGCAGCGGCGGGTGCTGGCGGTGTGCGGCGATGGCGGTTTCATGATGAACAGCCAGGAGCTGGAGACCGCGCGCCGGCTGGGCCTGAACCTGGTGGTGCTGATCCTCAACGATGGCGCCTACGGGATGATCCGCTGGAAGCAGGCGGTGGATGGCTTCACCGACTACGGCATGACCTTCAGTAACCCGGATTTCGTGAAGTATGCGGAAGCCTATGGCTGCAAGGGGCATGAGGTGACGGCCATCGAGCAGTTCATCCCGACGCTGGAGGCGGCGTTCAACGAGGGTGGGGTGCACCTGGTATCGGTGCCGATCGACTACTCGGAGAACCAGCGGGTGCTGGTGGACGAGCTGCGTCAGGCGTTCCCGGGGAACGGGTAG
- the prfB gene encoding peptide chain release factor 2 (programmed frameshift) translates to MIELNPVRQRITDLTDRVLSLRGYLDYDAKKERLEEVTRELESPDVWNNAEYAQNLGRERSSLEKTVGGIASVLDGLADATELLELAESEQDEDTALAVVADLDKHQAHVEKLEFQRMFSGEMDNAAAFVDIQAGAGGTEAQDWAEILLRMYLRWCESRGWKTELMEVSGGDVAGIKSATLRVEGDYAYGWLKTETGVHRLVRKSPFDSDNRRHTSFTSVFVSPEIDDNIDITINPADLRTDVYRSSGAGGQHVNKTESAVRITHIPTNIVVACQTGRSQHQNRDNAMKMLAAKLYELEIQKRNAEKDAVEATKSDIGWGSQIRNYVLDQSRIKDLRTGIERSDTQKVLDGDLDEFVEASLKAGLAVGSKRVDA, encoded by the exons ATGATCGAACTGAATCCTGTCCGCCAGCGCATCACCGATCTGACCGATCGCGTGCTGTCGCTTCGGGGGTATCTT GACTACGACGCCAAGAAAGAGCGTCTTGAAGAAGTAACGCGGGAGCTGGAAAGCCCCGACGTCTGGAACAACGCCGAATACGCCCAGAACCTGGGCCGCGAGCGCTCCAGCCTGGAAAAGACCGTGGGCGGCATCGCCTCGGTGCTGGACGGCCTGGCTGATGCCACCGAACTGCTTGAGCTGGCCGAGTCCGAGCAGGACGAGGACACCGCACTGGCCGTGGTGGCCGACCTGGACAAGCATCAGGCGCATGTGGAGAAGCTGGAGTTCCAGCGCATGTTCTCCGGCGAGATGGACAACGCTGCTGCCTTTGTCGACATCCAGGCCGGTGCCGGTGGCACCGAAGCCCAGGACTGGGCCGAGATCCTGCTGCGCATGTACCTGCGCTGGTGTGAATCGCGCGGCTGGAAGACCGAGCTGATGGAAGTCTCCGGTGGCGACGTCGCCGGCATCAAGTCGGCCACGCTGCGCGTGGAAGGCGACTATGCCTATGGCTGGCTGAAGACCGAGACCGGCGTGCACCGCCTGGTGCGCAAGTCGCCGTTCGACTCGGACAACCGCCGCCACACCAGCTTCACCTCGGTGTTCGTGTCGCCGGAAATCGACGACAACATCGACATCACCATCAACCCGGCCGACCTGCGTACCGACGTGTACCGTTCGTCCGGTGCCGGTGGCCAGCACGTGAACAAGACCGAGTCGGCGGTGCGTATCACCCACATCCCGACCAACATCGTCGTGGCCTGCCAGACCGGCCGCAGCCAGCACCAGAACCGTGACAACGCGATGAAGATGCTGGCCGCCAAGCTGTACGAGCTGGAGATCCAGAAGCGCAACGCCGAAAAGGACGCCGTGGAAGCCACCAAGTCCGACATCGGCTGGGGCAGCCAGATCCGCAATTACGTGCTCGACCAGAGCCGTATCAAGGACCTGCGCACGGGCATCGAGCGTTCGGATACGCAGAAGGTGCTCGACGGCGACCTGGACGAGTTCGTCGAAGCCAGCCTGAAGGCCGGCCTGGCCGTGGGCTCCAAGCGCGTCGATGCCTGA
- the lysS gene encoding lysine--tRNA ligase, which translates to MSEATDTPPVDENKLIAERREKLKTLRGQGIAYPNDFRREDFAGRLQEEFADAEQWTAEALEGNGRQVKMAGRLMAKRIMGKASFAQIQDESGRIQLFLQGTVLGDAYTAFKGWDVGDIIAVEGGLTRTKTGELSVKAESIRLLTKSLRPLPDKWHGLADVEQRYRQRYVDLIVTPESRAVFIKRSKIIRAMRAWLDNRDFLEVETPMMHYIPGGAAAKPFTTHHNALDLDLYLRVAPELYLKRLTVGGLERVYEINRNFRNEGVSTRHNPEFTMMELYEAYATYNEIMDLTEGVIRDVATTVNGGTEVEWDGAKIDLGPAFRRWRMDEAVRHHNPEISAADCTDREALLRHCERLKIRVKPSYGWGKLLLEIFEATVEHTLIQPTFITDHPVEVSPLARANDNDPGYTDRFELFVNGKELANGFSELNDPEDQAQRFQAQVAAKEGGDDEAMHYDADYIRALEYGMAPTGGLGIGVDRLVMLLTGSSSIRDVLLFPYMRPEQ; encoded by the coding sequence ATGAGCGAAGCTACCGATACCCCCCCCGTTGACGAAAACAAGTTGATCGCCGAGCGCCGCGAGAAACTCAAAACGCTGCGTGGGCAGGGCATCGCGTACCCGAACGACTTCCGTCGCGAGGACTTCGCCGGCCGCCTGCAGGAAGAATTCGCCGACGCCGAGCAGTGGACCGCTGAGGCCCTGGAAGGCAACGGCCGCCAGGTGAAGATGGCGGGCCGCCTGATGGCCAAGCGCATCATGGGCAAGGCCAGTTTCGCGCAGATCCAGGACGAGTCCGGCCGCATCCAGCTGTTCCTGCAGGGCACGGTGCTGGGCGATGCCTATACCGCCTTCAAGGGCTGGGACGTGGGCGACATCATCGCCGTCGAAGGCGGCCTGACCCGTACCAAGACCGGCGAGCTGTCGGTCAAGGCCGAATCGATCCGCCTGCTGACCAAGTCGCTGCGCCCGCTGCCGGACAAGTGGCATGGCCTGGCCGACGTCGAGCAGCGCTACCGCCAGCGCTATGTCGACCTGATCGTGACCCCGGAGTCGCGCGCGGTGTTCATCAAGCGCTCGAAGATCATCCGCGCCATGCGCGCGTGGCTGGACAACCGCGACTTCCTCGAAGTCGAAACGCCGATGATGCATTACATCCCCGGCGGCGCGGCGGCCAAGCCGTTCACCACCCACCACAACGCGTTGGACCTGGACCTGTACCTGCGCGTGGCGCCGGAGCTGTACCTCAAGCGCCTGACCGTGGGTGGCCTGGAGCGCGTCTACGAGATCAACCGCAACTTCCGCAACGAAGGCGTCAGCACCCGCCACAACCCGGAATTCACCATGATGGAGCTGTACGAGGCCTACGCCACGTACAACGAGATCATGGACCTGACCGAAGGCGTGATCCGTGACGTGGCCACGACCGTCAACGGTGGCACCGAAGTCGAGTGGGATGGCGCGAAGATCGACCTGGGTCCGGCCTTCCGCCGCTGGCGCATGGACGAGGCGGTGCGCCACCACAACCCGGAAATCTCCGCTGCCGACTGCACCGACCGCGAGGCGCTCCTGCGCCATTGCGAGCGCTTGAAGATCCGCGTCAAGCCGTCTTACGGCTGGGGCAAGCTGCTGCTGGAGATCTTCGAAGCCACCGTCGAGCACACCCTGATCCAGCCGACCTTCATCACCGACCATCCGGTGGAGGTCTCGCCGCTGGCCCGTGCCAACGACAACGATCCGGGCTACACCGACCGCTTCGAGCTGTTCGTCAACGGCAAGGAGCTGGCCAATGGCTTCTCCGAGCTGAACGACCCGGAAGACCAGGCCCAGCGTTTCCAGGCCCAGGTGGCCGCGAAGGAAGGCGGCGACGACGAGGCGATGCACTACGACGCCGACTACATCCGTGCGCTGGAGTACGGGATGGCCCCGACCGGCGGCCTCGGCATCGGCGTCGATCGCCTGGTGATGCTGCTGACCGGCAGCAGCTCGATCCGTGACGTGCTGCTGTTCCCGTACATGCGTCCGGAGCAGTAA
- a CDS encoding response regulator, translating into MQGASVRSGRVSSPADDPAWSRNQAEYALNIVIVDDQTSARTMLRHVIEDIAPELSVYDFGDPLTALAWCEAHPVDLLLLDYRMPEMDGLEFARRFRRLPKHRDIPVILITVVGDEPIRQAALEAGVIDFLVKPIRPRELRARCYNLLQLRQQTENVKQRALSLEQRLLASMHEVEERERETLSRLARAIEFRDAGTSAYLERMARVAGLIAEQLGLPEDDVRLIEMAAPLHDMGKIAIPDAVLLKQGKLNDEELAIMRRHPRIGHELLSGSQNRFIQVGALIALRHHERYDGSGYPDGLVGEAIPLEARIVAVADVFDALISPRPYKEAWTMEATLAYLYAQRGRLFDPRCVDALMRGHQQLMDICAQHSTASTRPGG; encoded by the coding sequence ATGCAGGGTGCGAGCGTTCGCAGCGGCAGGGTATCCTCGCCTGCTGATGATCCAGCATGGTCGAGAAACCAGGCAGAGTACGCGTTGAACATCGTCATTGTTGACGACCAGACGTCCGCGCGGACGATGCTGCGTCACGTCATCGAAGATATCGCGCCGGAACTGAGCGTGTATGACTTCGGTGATCCGTTGACCGCATTGGCCTGGTGCGAGGCGCATCCGGTCGACCTGCTGCTGCTCGATTACCGCATGCCGGAGATGGACGGGCTGGAATTCGCCCGCCGTTTCCGTCGCCTGCCCAAGCACCGCGACATTCCCGTGATCCTGATCACCGTCGTCGGCGACGAGCCGATCCGGCAGGCCGCGCTGGAAGCGGGCGTCATCGACTTCCTGGTCAAGCCGATCCGCCCGCGCGAACTGCGTGCGCGCTGCTACAACCTGCTGCAGCTGCGCCAGCAGACCGAGAACGTGAAGCAACGCGCCTTGTCGCTGGAGCAGCGGTTGCTGGCCAGCATGCACGAGGTCGAAGAGCGTGAGCGCGAGACCCTGTCGCGGTTGGCACGGGCGATCGAGTTCCGTGATGCCGGCACCAGTGCCTACCTCGAACGCATGGCGCGCGTGGCGGGGCTGATCGCCGAGCAGCTGGGCCTGCCCGAAGACGACGTGCGCCTGATCGAGATGGCCGCGCCGCTGCATGACATGGGCAAGATCGCCATTCCCGATGCAGTGCTGCTCAAGCAGGGCAAGCTCAACGACGAGGAGCTGGCGATCATGCGCCGGCACCCGCGCATCGGGCACGAGCTGCTCAGTGGCAGCCAGAACCGCTTCATCCAGGTGGGCGCATTGATCGCGCTGCGCCACCACGAACGCTATGACGGCAGCGGCTATCCCGATGGCCTGGTCGGCGAGGCGATTCCGCTGGAAGCGCGCATCGTGGCCGTGGCCGACGTTTTCGATGCCCTGATTTCGCCCCGTCCGTACAAGGAAGCATGGACCATGGAAGCCACACTGGCCTATCTGTACGCCCAGCGTGGCCGACTGTTCGACCCGCGCTGCGTGGATGCGCTGATGCGCGGTCACCAGCAGTTGATGGATATCTGCGCCCAGCACTCGACGGCATCGACGCGACCGGGTGGGTGA
- a CDS encoding NAD-dependent succinate-semialdehyde dehydrogenase: protein MSAAPTTAISRDPATGQQIASHPFATDAELEAILDRGQAGFAAWSARSLEQRAEVLRAMAAVLRRDREKLAALATAEMGKVQAESLAEIEKCAVLCDWYADNGAQFLRDEPTQVPDDKAYVSYLPLGVVLGIMPWNFPYWQVMRAAVPILMGGNGFLLKPAENIVGTAQLLDAAWRDAGLPDGTFIAANISREGTSRAIADDRIAAVTLTGSVAAGRSIAAQAGQALKKVVLELGGSDPFIVLADADLDAAVEAAVASRFQNTGQVCIAGKRIIVEDAVYDRFVAQFCQKVQALAIGDGREAGNRIGPMARQDLLEQLDAQVRASVDAGAKLLVGGHQLDRPGAFYAPTVLADVEPGMQAFDTETFGPVASISRARDADHAVELANQSEFGLSGNLWSGDRARAMQLARRLQTGGVFVNGFSASDPRVPIGGVKKSGFGRELSHFGIREFVNAQTVWFDKR, encoded by the coding sequence ATGTCCGCTGCCCCCACCACCGCCATTTCCCGCGATCCCGCCACTGGCCAACAGATCGCCAGTCATCCCTTCGCCACCGACGCCGAACTGGAAGCGATCCTTGACCGCGGCCAGGCCGGCTTCGCGGCCTGGAGCGCCAGGAGCCTCGAACAGCGGGCGGAGGTGCTGCGCGCGATGGCTGCCGTACTGCGCCGTGACCGCGAGAAGCTGGCTGCGCTGGCCACCGCCGAAATGGGCAAGGTCCAGGCCGAGTCGCTGGCCGAGATCGAGAAGTGCGCCGTGCTGTGCGACTGGTACGCCGACAACGGTGCGCAGTTCCTGCGCGACGAACCGACCCAGGTGCCCGACGACAAGGCTTACGTGTCCTACCTGCCGCTGGGCGTGGTGCTGGGCATCATGCCGTGGAACTTCCCATACTGGCAGGTGATGCGCGCGGCGGTGCCGATCCTGATGGGCGGCAACGGCTTCCTGCTGAAGCCGGCCGAGAACATCGTCGGTACCGCGCAGCTGCTCGACGCGGCGTGGCGTGATGCAGGTCTGCCGGACGGTACCTTCATTGCCGCCAACATCAGCCGCGAAGGCACCAGTCGTGCCATTGCCGATGACCGCATCGCGGCGGTGACCCTGACTGGCAGCGTGGCCGCCGGCCGCAGCATCGCCGCCCAGGCCGGGCAGGCGCTGAAAAAGGTGGTGCTGGAACTGGGCGGCTCGGACCCGTTCATCGTGCTGGCCGACGCCGATCTGGACGCTGCCGTCGAAGCGGCGGTGGCCTCACGCTTCCAGAACACCGGGCAGGTCTGCATCGCCGGCAAGCGCATCATCGTCGAAGACGCGGTGTACGACCGTTTCGTGGCGCAGTTCTGCCAGAAGGTGCAGGCGCTGGCCATCGGTGATGGCCGTGAAGCGGGTAATCGCATTGGTCCGATGGCACGCCAGGATCTGCTGGAGCAGCTGGACGCGCAGGTGCGGGCCTCGGTGGACGCCGGCGCGAAGCTGCTGGTCGGTGGCCATCAACTGGATCGCCCGGGCGCGTTCTACGCCCCCACCGTGCTGGCCGACGTGGAGCCGGGCATGCAGGCTTTCGATACCGAAACCTTCGGGCCGGTGGCCTCGATCAGCCGCGCCCGCGATGCCGACCATGCGGTGGAACTGGCCAACCAGAGCGAGTTCGGCCTCAGTGGCAACCTGTGGAGCGGCGACCGCGCGCGGGCCATGCAGCTGGCACGCCGGCTGCAGACCGGCGGCGTGTTCGTCAACGGCTTCTCCGCTTCGGACCCGCGCGTGCCGATCGGCGGCGTGAAGAAGAGCGGCTTCGGCCGCGAGCTCTCGCACTTCGGCATCCGCGAATTCGTCAACGCGCAGACGGTGTGGTTCGACAAGCGTTGA
- a CDS encoding helix-turn-helix transcriptional regulator, protein MMRSESERKELGGFLKACRARVDPATLGLPAGRRRTPGLKREEVALAIGVSVSWYTWIEQGREVRASPEVLERLAQVLRMSDDERAYAFALSGYGVPLESPDETVTDGLRQLVEAMQPIPAYVRNTRYDILAWNPAIADLFVDYSQLAPHERNTLRLMFLYLPYRTLILNWEEMTRGLLAGFRAAMAQAPDKAPFLALAEDIAAHSEEFRQWWPEHDVRRFDEGAKKLNHPTRGLLDLQYVALVPESRHDLSLVTYLPRK, encoded by the coding sequence ATGATGCGCAGCGAAAGTGAACGCAAGGAACTTGGCGGCTTCCTCAAGGCCTGCCGTGCCCGTGTCGACCCCGCCACGCTCGGCCTCCCGGCCGGGCGCCGGCGCACCCCGGGCCTGAAGCGGGAGGAAGTCGCGCTGGCGATCGGGGTCAGCGTCAGCTGGTACACCTGGATCGAGCAGGGGCGCGAAGTGCGCGCTTCGCCGGAGGTGCTGGAGCGCTTGGCGCAGGTACTGCGCATGAGTGATGACGAACGCGCCTATGCGTTCGCGCTGTCCGGCTACGGCGTGCCACTGGAGTCTCCCGACGAGACGGTCACCGATGGCCTGCGCCAGCTGGTCGAAGCGATGCAGCCGATCCCGGCTTACGTGCGCAATACCCGTTACGACATCCTGGCCTGGAACCCGGCCATCGCCGACCTGTTCGTGGACTACAGCCAGCTGGCGCCACATGAGCGCAACACGCTGCGGCTGATGTTCCTGTACCTGCCGTACCGCACGTTGATCCTCAACTGGGAAGAAATGACCCGCGGCCTGCTGGCAGGCTTCCGCGCGGCGATGGCGCAGGCGCCGGACAAGGCCCCGTTCCTCGCGCTGGCCGAGGACATCGCCGCGCACAGCGAGGAGTTCCGCCAGTGGTGGCCGGAGCACGACGTGCGCCGGTTCGACGAAGGTGCGAAGAAGCTGAACCATCCCACGCGCGGGTTGCTGGACCTGCAGTACGTGGCGCTGGTGCCGGAGAGCCGCCACGATCTGTCACTGGTGACCTACCTGCCGCGGAAGTAG